Below is a window of Humulus lupulus chromosome 9, drHumLupu1.1, whole genome shotgun sequence DNA.
TCCAATCATATTTTGCCACGTCACTATCAGTTTGTCTATTCTTAGTGGTCGTCACACAGAGTAAAATAACCCACGTCGGTTTTCGACTAGCTGTGATGTTCGAAGGGCCAGACTGGCATCATCCAGAGAATCCAACGCGAGGATCTGCTGGTTGATTCTTTTGTGCCATACAACAATCGACGGTCCAGATTTCTCCGTGGCCTTATATTGTTATTTTCTACAGAGATTCAGAAAAAGAATGTGAAAAGgagagtttgagagagagagagagagagagagagagagagagagggtctcTCATTCTCCACCACTGCCACTGCTCTTTTTTGAGAGAGCCCAAGACCGAAGACCGCGACCGCTAAACTCTGAGAAGTTAGACCCCTCTTTCTCATTGCTGGCGGTGGCTTTTCGAATTTCTCTCAAAGGAGAAATACCTTTTGGAGATAGAAAAAAGTCCTTCGTTGGATTTGGATCGACCCGCATTTTGTCGGGTTAGTTCTTTGTTCCTCTTCCTTGTTTTGAGTCTTGAACGCTTATTGTTTCATTCCCAGATCCGGGTTTTTCTTGTTTTTGATTTCCTTTTCTTGAAAATTATGGATGAATTTGGGTGTGTTTTGTTTGGATATTAATTTTGGTTTTTGAGGTGGGTTTGCTTGCTTGGTTGCCGCATTATGCGGTTTAGTTATGGGGTTGGAATGCGGGCTTTTTTTTGTTCTGTTGCTTACAAAATttgagagagaaaaaatgattaatggagaaaatgatgGATATTTGTCGATAGAAATGTCTGTGATTTAATTTCTTATTGATCTATAAAATGCCGACGTAAGAACGCGTTAGCTAAAGAGTAAAATGCTCGCTCtcgaattttatttttattatgttgttcatCAAAACTCTTAAAGATCTAATGATGCCATTTTTCGGATTGTTATGTTCTTACAGttccacacacacatatataaatgGGGTTTTCAGCTATTGAAATTCTTTTCAATTATATAAGTTTGTGTATTTCATTATGATTTTTATCTTCTTTTCCCTTTTCTTGATGAAATTTGATGGCCATTAATTGTTAGAAGCGTTTGTATCTGATTATGCTGAATTTTCCGGTTGGCTGTTGTTTTATAATGTTTAATAATTTTGGACTTCCTTTTCATGTGGGTCCAATTGCGTATAAAAAACTCTCATAGTGGAGCTAGAATCTAGAACCCAATTGCGTATAGACTTTTTTAATTCCTTCTCTCATAAGCAACatatttgatatatgtatatatatgtgcgtgtgtataaatatatattgggTTTTCTCCTGTAACATGAGACTTTTCTGTATTTTTAATTAGATTCTTGATTTACATATATAATTATGTATTTGTGAGTGGAAAAAAGAAATATTAGTAAGATATGCTATAAGAAGTTTTATAAGAGGATTGTTAGAAGTTAAAACAAGTATGAGTTCTTAGCAACAAGCCTAAACCTTGTTGAAGCGCTGTGAttcttaactttttttttttacaaactaCTGAAGTTTATAATTTTCTCTcatccatttttttttatatttcagCAGGACTGTAGATCCTTGATGTAAAGATGGTTGCTCAGGAATTTACCGTTGATTTGAATAAACCTCTTGTATTTCAGGTAATGTCACACTGACATTTATGTATTTTCATTTCCGAACAAAATAGGTGGCAAGCATCGGTGTTTATGTGTAATTATTTCACTAAAATGCCTCTAGAATCAagggttttcttttctttttttatatatttttaattgtgaACACTTATGTTTCTCTTCCTCTTGTATATCTTTACCTTTTTGTAGTCTATATGGATACAGACTAGTCCCAGGAACTATCTTTTGGCTAATTTGAGTGTAATTAAATTTTCGCCAATATTTCACAGGTTGGTCATCTTGGAGATGCTTATCAAGAATGGGTGCATCAGCCTATTCCGACCAAGGAAAGTCCTCGATTTTTTGAAAGTGATTTTTGGGAGGTAGGTACTACATAATTGTTTGACTATATTCATGAAATTCTCTTTTAAATTAGTGCTCAGTAATGGGACTGTGAATATGCATTGATATGGATGTGGTCATGTAGCTCTGCGTATGTTTCAGCATACTGTGATTACTTACTAGTTTGAAGTATAGTGcttttttatatcaaaatttccTGATTTTGACTAATTTCTTCATACAATAGTTCTTGACCAAGACGGCCTGGTGGGTGATTCCTCTTATCTGGCTGCCAGTTGTCTGCTATTTCATCTCCAAATCCGTACTAATGGGCCACACATTTCCTGAGATAGCTCTCATGGTGGGATTAGGTATATTCATTTGGACATTGCTTGAATACACATTGCATCGTTTCCTTTTCCACATCGAAACAAAGAGCTACTGGTTAGTTATTATGCTCTCCTTTTCTCTGTGCTCAAGTTTATTTGTTTGATGTTGAAAGTCTTTTCTGTGTACTAACTTCGTCATGATTGCATCCAGGGGAAACACTATACATTATCTTCTTCATGGCTGTCATCATAAACACCCCATGGATGGCTTGCGTCTTGTTTTTCCTCCAGCTGCAACTGCAGTTCTATTGACGCCAGTATGTATTTATCCCTTGTTTCTTCATGTTTTGTCTCTGAATCTGGTGCCTTTTCTTGTAGCTAGAAAGGATCAGTTCTTTATGAATTTTATGTCTTCAATATTTagatagatttttattaatttaaagtGGCAATGCACCATGGGTTCTGCTACAAATGGTTTGTGGAGCTTgattactaggaatatcattagGATATACTTAATGAGCTCATATTAGAATTTGTAACATGggaaatcaaaatcaaaatctaCATTCTTATCCTGGCAGTTCTGGAACATGGTTAAGCTTTTTGCTACACCCTCTACTACTCCTGCTCTATTTGGTGGTGGCTTATTGGGTTATGTGATGTATGATGTTACCCATTACTACCTCCACCACGGCCAGCCATCGAAGGACTCTCTTCGACATCTTAAGGTGAGGACAGCAAACATTTCACAATGGCAATTTGATTTCTAATCACTGATAAGAAACTAGTATAGCCTATAATAATATTTCCCATGTAACATGTTCCTTTTCCCCTCTCAGAAGTACCATCTGAATCATCACTTCCGTATTCAGAACAAGGGGTTTGGAATAACTTCATCTATATGGGACAGAGTCTTTGGAACACTTCCAAAGACAAAAGCAGCTGAGAAAAGTAGATAAAAATTCATTGGCAAGGAGAAAAGCATCTCTCATAATTGATGGTTATTATGCTTATTTTCCTTCATAAACATTCTTTATTCTATTATGCTATgatctttttcttttctcctcTAGTTTAAGATGGTGAATTTGGGATTGTCATACTATGGGTATGTTGGTTAAGTATCAATTTTGTGTCGCCTTGTTCTACAAGGCAACTGTATGTATAAATCAATTTCATTTTCTTAGATATTGCTTTGTTTATGGAGGAAAATTCTCTTTACTTGGCTGTGTATATTGCTTTCAAACTTGGTCCTTTTGTACGTCTcttcaattattatttatttggacTTTGTTTTGCATGTcgtttcctttctttttttacaCGCAAACCAAAATGTGATGAACCAAAATCAAAAGCCTGTAGTGGGAATCAGGAAGTGAAATAATCATGTGCTGTtggaattaattataataaagaTTGTCATTTTGGTCTTCTAGATTTAAACAAAATTAAGAAATAATTTTTAATTGTATATAGTATAGTAATTTAAAATAAGGGTGTTTTTGGAGTTTTtcaaaaactataaatatattaagatTTAGAACTGGCAAGAAAGGAAATAACCTATTAAGATtaggaattttacgtggttggggagtTAATGACTCTTAGTCGACGAGACAATAGTATTAAGCTTTAAGTTTTAACAATGGAGGCTCTATTTATAGGTGGCCATGTATTTTGGGTCGGACTCATCTAAACCCAATAGAGATGTAATTACAATTACTCCTCTAATGGAGCTTGATACAAGTCTAAAGTATTATTCCAATATGTTTAATTTAAAGTATTATTCCAATATGTTTAATTTAAAACTCATTGGGCTGACCCTAGTTTAGTTGGACACTCCAGTTGTCCTTTGTACGTTGACAGTGACTGGCGTGCTTGAGCCATCATGGGGATTCAGGGGACAGGATGTGTCAGAGAAGTGGTAGTGCCAATCCCTAAGAATATTGCACTTTTTGTGCGCGCCCCTTTTGCAGGTTGGTTGAGGAGACCAACCGCCGAACTTCTTGGGGATGGCGTTAGAAGGATGACATGTCTGTCTTGTGCTTCTCAGACGGAGAGTTCGGATTCATTTTCCGAAGATAGGTATTCTTTCGTAGTGGTGAGTCCAGGATATATTTTGGTGTAACAAATTGGAATGTACAGATGGAGCCGGAGACACCATTCGGGTCTCAAATGGTTGATACGGGCCATTCGTGGTCACGATGTTGGTCCGGGCTTTCACTTCAGGACCGGGTTCTCGCCATACTTTGGGTAATCATTATTTATTGGACCCAAGTTGGGCCTGGGCCTACCCTGAGGGTTAACAAAGCCCATTTGGTGGTGCCACGTGTCCTTGGtagaaaatacggacaacattcACCCCTAGTCTTCATCCGTGTTCGCGTGGTGGAGACTTGCTCCTTCATCCCAGTTCAATCCGTTGGGGGAGAACTGACCAATCCCAACCTTTCGAATTCCAAAGAACCCCAACCTTTCGAATTCCAAAGGCTCTGGGTATGTGTCTCCAGGTGGGTGGCAAGTTGACACCACTCGCGCCCTGAATACGTGTGGAACCTCATTCATTGTCTGTGGTGACTGATGG
It encodes the following:
- the LOC133800560 gene encoding dihydroceramide fatty acyl 2-hydroxylase FAH2-like, which produces MVAQEFTVDLNKPLVFQVGHLGDAYQEWVHQPIPTKESPRFFESDFWEFLTKTAWWVIPLIWLPVVCYFISKSVLMGHTFPEIALMVGLGIFIWTLLEYTLHRFLFHIETKSYWGNTIHYLLHGCHHKHPMDGLRLVFPPAATAVLLTPFWNMVKLFATPSTTPALFGGGLLGYVMYDVTHYYLHHGQPSKDSLRHLKKYHLNHHFRIQNKGFGITSSIWDRVFGTLPKTKAAEKSR